GGCGCGTTTCGATATTTTCGGCATCCCCTTTACGCATCATTTCTATCTTGTTCTAATTTCGGCCTAGCCGTGCTACTCAACAATTGGATATACATCGTTTGGGCAGTACTGCTTCACGGAATATGGCATTGGAATGTTAGAAGCGAAGAAAATTTGATGAGGCGAGAGTTCCCAAATGAATATGAGAAATACTGCAAAATAACAGGTCGTTTTGTTCCAAGACTCTGGAATTTGCAACACTGACCTTTCCCCCTTAACTTGATCCAGATTAAGAGTTAGAGGCTAATCTGGAAAAGACAAAGAAAGGGGTGATAAATGGCACAGAAACGGTACACGGGTGATGGCAATACGATCCTAAGGAGGACACGAGGATTGATCCGTCCGGACAGTCTGGCATCTCATGTACGGGCATTGGGGGGGCGATGGATCTCGTCGTAACGGGAGTGGTAGCCGGGGTGTTGGGGACGTTGGTGATGGATTCTTTGAACCATCTCTTCTCCCGAACTGGGATGCTCTTGAAAATCGACATGGGGATGATTGGGAGAATGTCCGCGGGGTGGGCACGTGGGCGCTTCCGCTATCGCCATCCGGGCGAAGTGCAAGAGGTCCCAAACGAGATGCTCTATGGCTATATCACGCATTACACCATCGGTGTGGGGCTCGCGGTCACCTACGTGCTCGGTTGGGATCTCTTGGTTGGAGGGCCTGCGTCACCGGTATGGGCACTAGCCTATGGCGTCGCGACGACGGTAGCCTCCCATTTCTTCGTTTTCCCTTCCATGGGGTTGGGAGTGTTTGGCAGGCGGTCTCCCGAAGGCATTCAGGCTCCTCTTTCCAGCCTAGCCAACCACCTTTTCTACGGAGTGGGTCTTGCGGTCGGGGTCGGACTCGTATGAGNNNNNNNNNNNNNNNNNNNNNNNNNNNNNNNNNNNNNNNNNNNNNNNNNNNNNNNNNNNNNNNNNNNNNNNNNNNNNNNNNNNNNNNNNNNNNNNNNNNNCGTGACGGGAGGGGTGAAGCTGAAGGAGGGAGTGGAGATGGTGATGCCTGGGGACATGGCGCAGTTGGGAGGGGAGTTGATGACGCCGGTGGCGATGGAGGAGGGGTTGAGGTTTGCGATACGCGAGGGGGGCCGGACGGTTGGGGCAGGCGCCGTTACCAAGGTGATTAAATGAGGAAGATTTGATGCCCGAGGAACGCATTCGCATTAAGCTCAAGTCCTACGACTACCGAAGCCTCGACCGCTCGCTTCGGGAGATCGTGGACACGGCGCGCCGCACGGGGGCCGTCATTCGAGGGCCTATTCCCATGCCGACGAAGATTAACAAGTTCTGCGTGAACCGCTCACCGCACGTGGACAAGAAGTCGCGCGAGCAGTTTGAGATACGGACCCACCGGCGCTTGCTTGACATTTACGAGCCGAGCCAGCAGACGGTCGACGCCTTGATGAAGCTCGATCTGCCCGCGGGAGTGGACGTGGAGATCAAAGCCTTCGGGGAGGACCACGCCTGATGATCGCGGGGCTGATCGGCCGCAAGGCCGGCATGACGCAGGTGTTCTCGGAGAACGGGGCGGCCGTGCCCGTGACGGTGCTTGAGGCGGGGCCCTGCGTGGTGCTCGAGGTGAAAACGCGCGAGAAGC
The DNA window shown above is from Acidobacteriota bacterium and carries:
- the rpsJ gene encoding 30S ribosomal protein S10 → MPEERIRIKLKSYDYRSLDRSLREIVDTARRTGAVIRGPIPMPTKINKFCVNRSPHVDKKSREQFEIRTHRRLLDIYEPSQQTVDALMKLDLPAGVDVEIKAFGEDHA
- a CDS encoding DUF2938 family protein, which encodes MDLVVTGVVAGVLGTLVMDSLNHLFSRTGMLLKIDMGMIGRMSAGWARGRFRYRHPGEVQEVPNEMLYGYITHYTIGVGLAVTYVLGWDLLVGGPASPVWALAYGVATTVASHFFVFPSMGLGVFGRRSPEGIQAPLSSLANHLFYGVGLAVGVGLV
- the tuf gene encoding elongation factor Tu (EF-Tu; promotes GTP-dependent binding of aminoacyl-tRNA to the A-site of ribosomes during protein biosynthesis; when the tRNA anticodon matches the mRNA codon, GTP hydrolysis results; the inactive EF-Tu-GDP leaves the ribosome and release of GDP is promoted by elongation factor Ts; many prokaryotes have two copies of the gene encoding EF-Tu) — its product is VTGGVKLKEGVEMVMPGDMAQLGGELMTPVAMEEGLRFAIREGGRTVGAGAVTKVIK
- a CDS encoding isoprenylcysteine carboxylmethyltransferase family protein; the protein is MNKYERIFGAGPRGLLISLGLLAVVWQLEAAVALPSITDSHTFRWAVFVLTTVGSIILVCWGIKSLPPAARGKEIVTTGAFRYFRHPLYASFLSCSNFGLAVLLNNWIYIVWAVLLHGIWHWNVRSEENLMRREFPNEYEKYCKITGRFVPRLWNLQH